The Gammaproteobacteria bacterium genome includes the window AGCGATCCCACATTTCGGACTTTTCTGTCGCCGTGTACCATCTTCGTTTTCTTCGTGACATTTACAACACCTCACCTTTGCTTCTAAAGATAAAGTGTTGCGCCGATCAGTTGAGGTCACCGTCGTTTACGGGCGCTGGCTTTGAAAAATTGAGTGTCCGCTATCGGGGATTCAGCATTTAGGCGTAAGTATCGATAATGCGTTTCGAATCTTTCTTTTGCTGATCTTTCTGGCGCTGCTCGTTCTTCTGTTTTTTTTCGCGATCAGGCTTGTTGAGGGCATCCCGAACCCGTGGCGTTTGATTCACCGATTTAATTAGCGGGTCGGACATTCTAAAAACCTTTGTTCTCCCGGTGCTTCGGTGCGCTGCGGTACTGTCATGCGGCTGCCAACCTGCACCCTCTCGTCTATATCCTTATCGACCGTTCTCCAAAAAAGTTAACCACGTACCCCACTTTCGATTCACGATACGTCGACCTGTCGAATAATTTTTTCGATTTTGTCTTTTAAAGTTGCCGCGGTAAAAGGCTTTACAATATAACCGTTAACACCTGCCGCGGCAGCGTCGATGATTTGTTCACGTTTCGCCTCCGCGGTAACCATTAATACCGGTATGTCCTCTAGTTCCTTGTCGGCGCGTACCGTTTTGAGTAGCGTAAGT containing:
- a CDS encoding chemotaxis response regulator CheY; this encodes MNKDINILIVEDFSAMRSILKNLLRELGFNYTAEADDGETALPMLKAGNFDFLITDWSMPGMDGLTLLKTVRADKELEDIPVLMVTAEAKREQIIDAAAAGVNGYIVKPFTAATLKDKIEKIIRQVDVS